In one Rugosibacter aromaticivorans genomic region, the following are encoded:
- a CDS encoding pyridoxine 5'-phosphate synthase — protein MIKLGVNIDHVATIRQARQTYEPDPVWAAVEAQLGGADGITVHLREDRRHIQDKDVRRLRELTHIKLNLEMAATEEMIAIACATKPEMAMLVPEGRHEITTEGGLNVAEQEQRLRTVVSRLTQAGIQTSVFIDAELIQVDAAARIGVHVCELHTGPYAQAFHTQGRDEESQAVKSELTKLRIAGEAVRTAGLQLNAGHALNYANVQPVAALPGIRELHIGHAIVSRAVFVGMREAVREMKSLINNMHRQ, from the coding sequence GTGATTAAGCTGGGCGTGAATATCGATCACGTCGCCACGATTCGTCAGGCGCGACAAACCTATGAACCAGATCCCGTATGGGCGGCGGTTGAAGCCCAGCTCGGTGGCGCAGATGGCATTACGGTGCATCTGCGCGAAGATCGTCGGCATATTCAGGATAAAGATGTGCGTCGCTTGCGTGAGCTCACACACATCAAGCTAAACCTTGAAATGGCTGCAACCGAAGAAATGATTGCCATTGCCTGTGCAACCAAACCCGAAATGGCCATGTTGGTGCCTGAAGGGCGGCATGAAATCACGACCGAGGGCGGCTTAAATGTGGCCGAACAGGAGCAACGCTTGCGCACGGTCGTTTCTCGTCTGACTCAAGCGGGTATTCAGACCAGTGTTTTTATCGATGCTGAATTAATTCAGGTTGACGCTGCGGCACGCATTGGCGTGCACGTGTGCGAATTACATACCGGGCCTTATGCACAAGCGTTTCATACGCAGGGACGTGACGAAGAGAGCCAAGCCGTTAAGTCTGAGCTAACAAAACTGCGCATCGCCGGTGAAGCGGTTCGTACAGCAGGCCTGCAGCTAAATGCCGGGCATGCGCTTAACTACGCTAACGTGCAGCCTGTAGCCGCACTACCGGGCATTCGCGAACTGCATATTGGCCATGCCATTGTCAGCCGGGCTGTTTTTGTGGGCATGCGCGAAGCGGTTCGTGAAATGAAAAGTCTCATTAACAACATGCACCGCCAATGA
- the acpS gene encoding holo-ACP synthase, giving the protein MIFGVGTDIVAIKRMTELWQRHGEHALRKILAPDERAACTASQDPARVLAKRFVAKEALGKALGIGIRFPLVLPEISVTHDALGKPGFSFSPSLAAYFSQRKMTAHLSISDEQDYAVAFVLLETP; this is encoded by the coding sequence ATGATTTTTGGCGTCGGCACTGATATCGTGGCGATTAAACGCATGACCGAGTTGTGGCAGCGTCATGGTGAGCATGCTTTGCGAAAAATTTTAGCGCCTGATGAGCGTGCTGCTTGCACCGCCAGCCAAGACCCGGCCCGCGTGCTTGCAAAACGATTCGTGGCCAAAGAAGCCTTGGGGAAAGCGCTGGGTATTGGCATACGTTTCCCTCTGGTTTTGCCTGAAATCAGTGTGACGCATGATGCACTGGGTAAACCCGGTTTTTCTTTTTCCCCATCCCTTGCCGCGTATTTTTCTCAGCGAAAAATGACGGCTCATCTTTCGATTAGTGACGAACAAGATTACGCCGTCGCATTTGTTTTACTGGAAACGCCATGA
- a CDS encoding acetyl-CoA hydrolase/transferase family protein → MDFQKMLQEKTATAAAVADIVQSGWSVDYGASLNQPDVFDSALAERKLQLQDVRIRSILTMKPRKVLEVDPEQQHFHGESWHFSAYDRKLYDNGVASYIPFNFGEGPRLYQDYLDVDIAVIKTTPMDRHGYFNFGASTCYVRALCEKARRVVVETSTALPTCYGLENVIHISEVDAVIQGDNAPLTELPSAPVTDIDITVANLIIPEIEDGACLQIGIGGMPNAVCGALAHAPVKNLGIHTEMFVDGMVDLVMAGKVTGACKSTYRGKIVFTFAAGSKRTYDFLDGNEMCMSLPVNETNLTENIARNRRVVSINNAMQIDLMGQVASESAGFKHRTGTGGQLQFVRGAFMSEGGKSFMCLSSRYMKGDQPRSRIVAGHPTGTVITTPRTDVMYVVTEYGMVNLKGKSIPERVNALISIAHPDDRALLEKKARESGLLPRRFL, encoded by the coding sequence ATGGATTTTCAAAAAATGCTACAAGAAAAAACGGCAACCGCAGCTGCGGTTGCCGACATTGTTCAATCGGGCTGGTCGGTTGATTACGGTGCCTCGCTTAACCAGCCAGATGTGTTTGATTCTGCTTTGGCGGAACGTAAGCTCCAGCTACAGGATGTGCGCATCAGAAGCATTCTGACCATGAAGCCGCGCAAGGTGTTAGAGGTTGATCCTGAACAGCAACATTTTCATGGTGAAAGCTGGCATTTTTCAGCGTACGATCGTAAGCTATATGACAATGGTGTAGCCAGTTATATCCCCTTTAATTTTGGCGAAGGCCCAAGGCTGTATCAGGATTATCTGGATGTGGATATTGCCGTGATTAAAACCACACCTATGGATCGGCATGGTTATTTCAATTTCGGTGCATCGACCTGCTATGTGCGCGCTTTATGCGAAAAGGCCCGTCGTGTGGTGGTTGAAACCAGCACTGCGCTGCCCACGTGCTATGGCTTGGAAAATGTCATTCATATTTCTGAAGTCGATGCAGTTATTCAAGGGGATAACGCCCCTTTGACCGAATTACCTAGCGCGCCTGTGACAGATATTGATATTACAGTGGCGAATCTGATTATTCCAGAAATAGAAGATGGCGCATGCCTTCAGATTGGCATCGGTGGCATGCCCAATGCGGTTTGCGGTGCCTTGGCGCACGCGCCGGTCAAGAATCTTGGAATTCATACTGAAATGTTTGTCGATGGAATGGTCGATCTGGTGATGGCAGGCAAAGTGACTGGCGCATGCAAGAGCACCTATCGCGGCAAAATAGTTTTCACGTTCGCTGCTGGATCGAAGCGCACGTACGACTTCCTTGATGGCAACGAAATGTGCATGAGTCTGCCCGTTAACGAAACGAATCTCACTGAAAACATTGCGCGTAATCGTAGGGTTGTCTCCATTAACAATGCAATGCAGATTGATCTCATGGGGCAGGTGGCTTCCGAGAGCGCAGGTTTCAAACATCGGACAGGCACCGGAGGGCAGCTACAGTTTGTACGTGGTGCTTTTATGTCGGAAGGCGGTAAATCATTCATGTGCCTCTCTTCTCGCTATATGAAAGGTGATCAGCCACGTTCGCGTATCGTGGCTGGGCATCCCACTGGCACGGTAATCACCACACCACGCACTGATGTCATGTATGTGGTGACAGAGTACGGGATGGTTAATCTCAAAGGGAAAAGCATTCCGGAGCGCGTGAATGCGCTTATCAGTATTGCACATCCGGATGATCGTGCATTGCTTGAAAAAAAGGCACGAGAAAGTGGCTTGCTCCCACGACGTTTTCTGTAA
- the recO gene encoding DNA repair protein RecO: MSGKQHIDEQRAFVLHLYPYSETSLVVDVFSRDHGRLALLARGARRPRSALRGLLMAFQPLELGWFGAGEVKTLAKAEWIGGMPLLGGRCLLPGYYLNELLVKMLPREDPHRVLFDAYSAALHALALGGADAPELRRFEKTLLKELGYGLTLDREAVTGEQISAQAHYAFQVERGPIRKVGAGDTANLNVLRGKTLLDMAADDYTDPQTRLESKVLMRQLIAHHLGGKPLQSRRVFMELQKL; encoded by the coding sequence GTGAGTGGAAAACAACACATTGATGAGCAACGCGCCTTTGTGTTGCACCTTTATCCTTATAGCGAAACCAGTTTAGTCGTCGATGTTTTTTCCCGCGATCATGGGCGCTTGGCGCTGCTTGCGCGCGGTGCACGACGGCCACGTTCCGCATTGCGTGGCTTGCTGATGGCGTTCCAGCCATTAGAGCTTGGCTGGTTCGGGGCAGGAGAGGTCAAAACTCTGGCCAAGGCTGAATGGATAGGCGGCATGCCGTTATTAGGCGGGCGTTGTCTGTTGCCGGGTTATTACCTCAATGAGCTATTAGTAAAGATGTTGCCACGGGAAGACCCACATCGTGTGCTTTTCGATGCTTACAGTGCCGCCTTGCACGCGCTGGCACTGGGTGGCGCTGATGCGCCAGAGTTGAGGCGTTTTGAAAAGACTCTGCTCAAGGAATTAGGCTATGGCTTGACGCTCGATCGCGAGGCGGTCACAGGCGAACAGATCAGTGCGCAAGCACACTATGCTTTTCAGGTTGAACGTGGGCCTATTCGAAAAGTCGGCGCTGGTGACACGGCGAATTTGAATGTTTTACGTGGTAAAACGCTGCTCGATATGGCTGCGGACGACTATACCGATCCGCAAACGCGGCTAGAGAGTAAGGTGTTGATGCGCCAACTGATTGCGCATCATCTGGGAGGAAAACCGCTGCAATCACGGCGGGTTTTTATGGAGTTACAGAAACTGTGA
- the lepB gene encoding signal peptidase I: MNFALILFLFVVFTGALWAINHFWARKQRPADAKDPWWVEYGGSFFPVILAVFVLRSFLVEPFKIPSGSMTPTLLVGDFILVNKFTYGIRLPVINKKIVELNTPKRGDVVVFRYPPDPSLDYIKRVVGLPGDHVEYHNKKLTINGQEVKHESAGDYLDPARLYYTPRFKETLGDVQHAILIDPEAPGFVRPIVRFPDSDQCHYNNDGVSCRVPAGHYFVMGDNRDNSQDSRFWGFVPDQNLVGKAFFIWFNFSDLQRIGRFH, from the coding sequence ATGAATTTTGCTTTGATCTTATTTTTATTTGTCGTTTTTACCGGTGCTCTCTGGGCGATCAATCATTTCTGGGCGAGAAAACAACGGCCGGCGGATGCGAAAGATCCGTGGTGGGTTGAATACGGAGGCAGTTTTTTCCCGGTTATTTTGGCTGTTTTCGTGTTGCGCTCTTTCCTGGTCGAACCCTTCAAAATTCCTTCTGGCTCGATGACTCCTACCCTGTTGGTCGGTGACTTTATTCTAGTGAACAAGTTTACTTACGGTATCCGTTTACCGGTAATCAATAAGAAAATAGTTGAACTCAACACCCCTAAACGGGGCGATGTGGTGGTGTTTCGCTACCCGCCTGATCCTTCGCTCGACTACATCAAGCGCGTGGTTGGCCTGCCGGGAGATCATGTGGAGTATCACAACAAAAAACTGACCATCAACGGCCAAGAAGTAAAGCATGAAAGCGCGGGGGATTATCTTGATCCTGCACGTTTGTATTACACGCCGCGTTTTAAAGAGACCTTGGGCGATGTGCAACACGCCATACTTATCGATCCTGAAGCACCTGGTTTTGTACGGCCGATTGTGCGTTTCCCGGATAGTGATCAATGCCACTACAATAACGATGGCGTGAGTTGCCGAGTGCCGGCTGGTCATTATTTTGTCATGGGTGATAACCGTGATAATTCCCAGGACAGCCGTTTCTGGGGGTTTGTGCCCGATCAAAATCTGGTGGGGAAAGCATTTTTTATCTGGTTTAATTTCAGCGATTTACAGCGTATCGGCCGTTTTCATTAG
- the rnc gene encoding ribonuclease III: protein MKLKAVEASLGHQFTRPELLRQALTHRSFGVPHNERLEFLGDSILNCVIAHALFMRYAECNEGELSRLRASLVRQETLAEIALSMRLGDYLRLGEGELKSGGFSRPSTLADALEAVFAAVFLDAGFIAAQQVIDRLFTPWVLRIDPQKSGKDPKTALQELMQGRHLSLPSYSLLALRGEAHAQEFEVSCVVAELNISCVGKGSSRRTAEQQAARLTLAQITQIKNE, encoded by the coding sequence ATGAAGCTTAAAGCGGTAGAAGCTTCCCTGGGACATCAATTTACTCGTCCAGAGTTGCTCCGGCAAGCGCTGACTCACCGAAGCTTTGGTGTGCCGCACAATGAGCGCCTTGAGTTTCTTGGCGATTCGATACTAAATTGCGTTATTGCGCATGCCTTGTTTATGCGCTATGCAGAATGCAATGAGGGCGAGCTTTCTCGCTTGCGTGCGAGTCTGGTGCGCCAAGAAACCCTCGCCGAAATTGCACTGAGCATGCGCCTAGGTGATTATTTGCGTCTAGGCGAAGGGGAGCTAAAAAGTGGCGGCTTTAGTCGCCCATCAACCCTGGCCGATGCCTTGGAAGCCGTGTTTGCGGCAGTTTTCCTGGATGCGGGGTTTATTGCTGCGCAACAGGTTATTGATCGCCTTTTTACTCCATGGGTTTTGCGTATCGACCCGCAAAAATCAGGGAAAGATCCTAAAACAGCCTTGCAAGAATTAATGCAGGGGCGACATTTATCCTTGCCAAGTTATTCTCTGCTCGCCCTGCGTGGCGAGGCGCACGCACAGGAATTTGAAGTCTCATGCGTGGTTGCCGAGTTGAATATTTCGTGTGTCGGCAAAGGCAGTAGTCGTCGTACAGCCGAACAGCAAGCCGCTCGTTTGACGCTTGCCCAGATTACCCAAATAAAAAATGAATGA
- the lepA gene encoding translation elongation factor 4 yields the protein MNHIRNFSIIAHIDHGKSTLADRIIHKCGGLSDREMESQVLDSMDIERERGITIKAQTASLSYKARDGKTYNLNLIDTPGHVDFSYEVSRSLSACEGALLVVDASQGVEAQTVANCYTAIELGVEVVPVLNKIDLPQADPDNARQEIEDVIGIDATEAVLCSAKTGLGVEDVLEAVIARIPAPKGQVDAPLKALIIDSWFDNYVGVVMLVRVVDGMLQAKDKLLLMSTGSTHLCEQVGVFTPKALPCPALRAGEVGFIISGIKELDAAKVGDTITLADRPAMAPLPGFKEIKPQVFAGLYPVESNQYDSLRDALEKLRLNDASLHYEPEVSQALGFGFRCGFLGLLHMEIVQERLEREFDQNLITTAPTVVYEVRLRNGEEILVENPAKLPELQKIEEIREPIITNVIFVPQEYLGAVITLCEQKRGRQINIAYRGKQVQLTYEMPMAEVVMDFFDKLKSVSRGYASLDYEFKEYRAADVVKLDILINAEKVDALSLIVHRANAAFRGRELAAKMRELIPRQMYDVAIQSAIGATIVARENVKAMRKDVLAKCYGGDISRKKKLLEKQKAGKKRMKQVGRVEIPQEAFLAVLRVGDK from the coding sequence ATGAATCACATCCGTAATTTTTCCATCATTGCTCACATCGATCACGGCAAGTCTACGCTGGCGGATCGCATCATCCATAAGTGCGGCGGCCTATCAGACCGCGAAATGGAGTCACAAGTTCTTGATTCAATGGATATTGAACGGGAACGCGGGATCACTATTAAAGCGCAAACCGCTTCATTAAGTTACAAGGCGCGAGATGGCAAAACCTATAACCTCAATTTGATTGACACGCCCGGGCACGTTGATTTTTCCTATGAAGTGAGCCGTTCGCTATCGGCCTGCGAAGGTGCATTGTTGGTGGTCGATGCCTCGCAAGGTGTTGAAGCACAAACTGTCGCGAACTGTTATACCGCGATAGAGCTTGGTGTTGAGGTGGTGCCTGTTTTAAACAAAATTGATTTACCACAGGCCGACCCGGATAACGCTCGTCAAGAAATTGAAGATGTCATCGGTATTGATGCTACCGAGGCTGTACTGTGTTCAGCAAAAACAGGCTTGGGCGTGGAGGATGTTTTAGAGGCAGTCATTGCCCGAATTCCTGCCCCCAAAGGACAGGTGGACGCCCCCCTCAAGGCGCTGATTATTGATTCATGGTTCGATAATTATGTGGGCGTCGTGATGCTGGTGCGTGTGGTCGATGGCATGCTCCAGGCAAAAGATAAGCTGTTGCTGATGTCCACAGGTAGCACGCATTTGTGTGAGCAGGTAGGCGTATTCACCCCCAAGGCATTGCCTTGTCCCGCGTTACGGGCAGGCGAGGTGGGCTTTATTATTTCCGGTATCAAAGAGCTTGATGCTGCAAAAGTCGGCGATACCATTACGCTGGCTGACAGACCCGCTATGGCGCCTTTGCCAGGCTTTAAAGAAATTAAGCCGCAAGTTTTTGCCGGCCTTTATCCTGTGGAGTCAAATCAATACGATTCACTGCGCGATGCGCTAGAAAAACTTCGCTTGAATGATGCCTCGTTGCACTATGAACCCGAGGTTTCTCAGGCGTTGGGGTTTGGCTTTCGCTGCGGCTTTTTAGGTCTTTTGCACATGGAAATTGTGCAAGAGCGTTTGGAGCGAGAATTTGATCAAAATTTAATTACCACCGCGCCCACGGTGGTATACGAAGTGCGTCTGCGCAATGGGGAAGAAATCCTGGTGGAGAATCCTGCCAAGCTGCCTGAGCTCCAGAAGATCGAGGAAATTCGCGAACCCATTATTACCAACGTTATTTTTGTGCCGCAGGAATATCTTGGTGCAGTCATCACCCTGTGTGAGCAAAAACGGGGGCGTCAGATCAATATCGCCTATCGTGGCAAGCAGGTTCAGCTGACGTATGAGATGCCAATGGCCGAGGTTGTCATGGACTTTTTTGATAAATTAAAGTCAGTCTCGCGTGGTTATGCCTCCCTGGATTACGAATTCAAAGAATATCGTGCAGCGGATGTCGTCAAGCTTGACATCTTGATCAATGCTGAAAAAGTGGATGCACTTTCCTTGATCGTTCATCGCGCTAATGCGGCTTTCCGCGGGCGCGAGCTGGCTGCCAAAATGCGCGAGCTGATTCCGCGTCAAATGTACGATGTGGCGATTCAGTCAGCCATTGGCGCTACCATTGTTGCCCGTGAAAACGTTAAAGCCATGCGCAAAGATGTGCTCGCCAAGTGCTACGGGGGCGATATTTCGCGGAAGAAAAAACTGCTGGAAAAACAAAAAGCAGGGAAAAAGCGCATGAAGCAGGTCGGACGGGTAGAAATTCCCCAAGAAGCCTTTCTTGCTGTGTTGCGTGTTGGGGATAAATGA
- a CDS encoding glutaredoxin family protein: MAKCKPLSLLKEQPINSPTLRLLSRSYCHLCDDMLAALNELRGEPGLIRFDVDVIDVDADPALVAEYDELVPVLLDTEGQPLCHYFLDSAKVREYLNAFR; this comes from the coding sequence GTGGCGAAGTGCAAACCTTTGTCCTTATTAAAGGAGCAACCGATAAATAGCCCCACGCTACGGTTGTTAAGCCGCTCGTATTGCCACCTCTGTGATGACATGCTCGCCGCGCTGAATGAACTCCGTGGCGAGCCTGGTTTGATCAGATTTGATGTCGATGTGATTGATGTTGATGCAGATCCGGCATTAGTTGCTGAATATGATGAGCTAGTGCCGGTTTTGCTCGATACGGAGGGCCAACCGTTGTGCCATTATTTCCTGGATAGTGCGAAAGTCCGTGAGTATTTGAACGCTTTCCGTTAA
- a CDS encoding DUF4845 domain-containing protein, whose translation MKFQRGVSLNGLMIGSVIFALVALLTMKVLPEWIEYGKILRVVKATAGDSSLKEATIPDVRAAYDKRADIDVIKSVTGQDIDVSKEGGELVISFAYTKKVPLFYNVSLVFDFEGSSAKK comes from the coding sequence ATGAAATTCCAGCGTGGTGTGAGTCTGAATGGTCTGATGATTGGCAGCGTAATTTTTGCGCTCGTTGCTTTGCTGACGATGAAAGTACTGCCTGAGTGGATTGAATATGGGAAAATCCTCAGGGTAGTCAAAGCAACCGCAGGGGATAGCAGCCTGAAAGAGGCGACAATACCCGATGTGCGTGCGGCGTACGATAAACGTGCCGATATTGATGTCATTAAAAGCGTGACCGGGCAGGATATTGACGTGAGCAAGGAAGGTGGCGAATTAGTCATTTCTTTTGCATACACAAAGAAAGTTCCCTTGTTTTATAACGTCAGCCTGGTCTTTGATTTTGAGGGTAGCAGCGCGAAGAAATGA
- a CDS encoding DegQ family serine endoprotease, translated as MKKFCLAFAATFFVFLSAPTQARDLPDFTELVDAQGPAVVNISTTQIIKQSAQAQLFPFDENDPAQELFRRFFPGQVPGMPGQQGRPDEPREYKNQSLGSGFIISANGYILTNAHVVDGADEVTVKLTDKREFKAKVLGADKRTDVALIKIEATKLPFTRLGDPEKLKVGEWVVAIGSPFGFENTVTAGIVSAKGRSLTQENFVPFIQTDVPINPGNSGGPLFNMKGEVVGINSQIYSRSGGFMGLSFAIPIDLAMEVQTQLKQNGRVSRGRMGVVIQEVSKDLAESFGLSKAQGALVTSVEKGAAADKAGIVSGDIILKFNGKLVTESSELPRQVGATKPGSKLPVQIWRKGKTLDVMVTMGEIPEDGTPEVKRGRKSSESAKANRLGLVLSALSSEQKRASGLQSGLIVEDVTNEGIRTDLRPGDILLSLIHKGSQVELKSVAQFNELIAAVNKTESITLLVRRGEVQTFVLIKGATDK; from the coding sequence ATGAAGAAATTTTGTCTGGCTTTTGCAGCCACTTTTTTTGTCTTTCTATCCGCGCCGACTCAGGCACGTGATTTACCTGACTTCACTGAGCTGGTTGATGCGCAAGGTCCGGCGGTTGTGAATATCAGCACTACGCAAATCATCAAACAAAGTGCACAGGCCCAACTTTTCCCCTTTGACGAAAATGACCCGGCACAAGAGCTATTCCGGCGGTTTTTTCCCGGACAAGTTCCAGGCATGCCGGGGCAACAGGGGCGGCCTGACGAGCCGCGTGAATATAAAAATCAGTCGTTAGGTTCAGGCTTTATCATCAGCGCAAACGGGTATATCTTGACCAACGCCCATGTGGTTGACGGTGCAGATGAAGTGACTGTAAAGCTAACAGATAAGCGCGAATTTAAAGCTAAAGTTCTAGGGGCTGATAAACGCACGGATGTCGCATTAATCAAAATTGAAGCGACAAAACTACCTTTCACACGTTTGGGCGACCCGGAAAAATTGAAGGTAGGCGAATGGGTTGTGGCGATTGGATCTCCTTTTGGTTTTGAGAACACCGTCACAGCAGGCATTGTGAGTGCAAAGGGACGGTCTCTCACGCAAGAAAACTTTGTACCTTTTATTCAAACCGATGTGCCCATTAATCCAGGCAATTCTGGCGGTCCTTTATTCAACATGAAGGGTGAAGTCGTGGGCATCAATTCGCAGATATATTCACGATCAGGCGGTTTCATGGGATTATCTTTTGCCATACCGATTGATCTGGCAATGGAAGTTCAGACGCAGCTCAAACAAAATGGGCGCGTGAGCCGCGGCCGCATGGGAGTGGTTATTCAAGAGGTGAGTAAAGATCTGGCGGAATCTTTTGGCTTGAGTAAAGCGCAAGGCGCGCTGGTTACTTCGGTAGAGAAAGGTGCGGCTGCAGACAAAGCAGGGATTGTATCGGGCGATATCATTCTCAAATTTAATGGCAAGCTGGTGACTGAATCCAGCGAACTGCCACGTCAGGTTGGTGCAACCAAACCAGGCAGCAAATTGCCGGTGCAAATCTGGCGCAAGGGGAAAACCCTTGATGTGATGGTAACGATGGGCGAAATTCCTGAAGATGGCACGCCCGAAGTCAAACGTGGCCGCAAGTCATCCGAATCTGCCAAAGCTAATCGATTAGGGCTGGTACTTTCTGCCTTGTCATCGGAACAAAAACGCGCTTCGGGGCTGCAAAGCGGCCTGATCGTTGAAGATGTAACGAACGAAGGCATACGCACGGATCTGCGCCCAGGGGATATTTTGCTCTCGCTCATCCATAAAGGGAGCCAGGTTGAGCTCAAATCAGTGGCGCAATTCAATGAGCTTATCGCGGCGGTGAATAAAACAGAATCCATTACGCTACTCGTACGGCGTGGCGAAGTGCAAACCTTTGTCCTTATTAAAGGAGCAACCGATAAATAG
- the nagZ gene encoding beta-N-acetylhexosaminidase gives MKTLSTQHLGPLMIDIEGHTLTALDHERLTHPLVGGMILFTRNYRDRQQLTELCAEIHALRTPRLLIAIDHEGGRVQRCRDDFTLIPAMRKLGVLWDSDATGAREAARTIGYLLAAELRHCGVDFSFTPVLDLDWGRSGIIGDRAFHRVPQAVTELAGALIEGLRLAGMRCCGKHFPGHGWVAADSHVTVPVDERALADMSDDLMPYRHLSFDAIMPAHVIYPQVDFRPAGFSPVWINKLRNEFAFDGVIFSDDLSMEGASVAGNIVDRANAAWTAGCDVLLVCNAPDDVGVLLETWQPEHAPCARRPLSRLVPGEPWQKNNHYYAMGVATIDQLTGTISP, from the coding sequence ATGAAAACACTTTCAACACAACATCTTGGTCCCTTGATGATAGACATTGAAGGGCATACGCTGACTGCACTCGATCATGAGCGGTTGACACATCCGCTAGTCGGCGGGATGATACTTTTCACACGTAACTATCGTGATCGTCAGCAACTCACCGAGTTATGTGCGGAGATTCATGCGCTGCGCACACCGCGATTATTGATTGCCATTGATCACGAAGGTGGCCGCGTTCAGCGTTGCCGGGATGATTTCACCCTAATACCCGCCATGCGAAAATTGGGTGTTCTGTGGGATAGCGATGCAACAGGCGCTCGTGAAGCTGCGCGCACCATCGGTTATTTACTGGCTGCTGAACTGCGTCACTGTGGTGTTGATTTTTCATTTACCCCTGTTCTTGACCTCGATTGGGGGCGGAGCGGGATCATTGGCGACCGGGCCTTTCATCGCGTTCCCCAAGCGGTAACTGAACTTGCTGGTGCGCTGATAGAGGGGTTACGGTTGGCTGGGATGCGGTGTTGCGGTAAACATTTCCCAGGTCACGGCTGGGTTGCGGCGGATTCTCATGTGACTGTTCCGGTGGATGAGCGCGCGTTGGCTGACATGAGCGACGACCTGATGCCTTATCGACACCTCTCATTTGATGCCATCATGCCCGCACACGTGATTTATCCGCAAGTTGATTTCCGGCCTGCCGGTTTTTCTCCGGTATGGATTAATAAATTACGTAATGAATTTGCCTTTGACGGCGTTATTTTTAGCGACGATCTTTCGATGGAAGGAGCCAGCGTGGCAGGGAATATTGTCGATCGGGCCAATGCGGCCTGGACAGCCGGATGTGATGTGCTCTTGGTTTGCAATGCGCCAGACGATGTGGGTGTATTGCTCGAAACCTGGCAGCCAGAGCACGCGCCCTGCGCTCGTCGACCACTCAGCCGGCTTGTACCGGGTGAACCCTGGCAGAAAAATAACCATTATTATGCCATGGGGGTTGCCACCATAGACCAATTAACCGGTACTATCTCCCCATAA
- the era gene encoding GTPase Era encodes MNENFRTGYIAIIGRPNVGKSTLTNCLIGAKVSITSKKAQTTRHRIHGVLTTTDNQFIFVDTPGFQTSHTNALNRLMNRSVTSSFADVDVILLVIEAGRWGAGEGALMAMLPAEKPIILVINKIDRLADKGKLLPFIAQVSALHTFTEIVPLSAEKNVGTNTLLSAVAAYLPVMPPVFAADDITDRSERFLASEILREKLFRNLGEELPYGLAVEIEKFEQEGELRRIFAAIIVDRAAHKVMVIGKAGERLKRISTDARKDMEKLFGGKVWLETWIKIKTGWADDERALKSLGYE; translated from the coding sequence ATGAATGAAAATTTCCGTACTGGTTATATAGCGATCATTGGCCGCCCCAATGTCGGTAAATCAACGCTGACTAATTGTCTGATTGGTGCCAAAGTGAGTATCACCTCCAAGAAGGCACAAACTACAAGACACCGCATCCACGGTGTCTTGACCACGACAGACAATCAATTTATTTTTGTCGATACGCCAGGTTTCCAAACGTCCCACACGAATGCCCTTAACCGCTTGATGAATCGAAGTGTGACTTCATCATTCGCCGATGTGGATGTGATTTTGCTGGTGATTGAAGCCGGGCGCTGGGGGGCAGGCGAAGGAGCACTCATGGCCATGCTGCCGGCGGAAAAACCCATCATTTTAGTGATTAATAAAATCGACCGTTTAGCTGACAAAGGGAAGTTGCTGCCATTTATCGCGCAAGTTTCGGCGCTGCATACTTTTACCGAGATCGTGCCTCTTTCTGCTGAAAAAAACGTGGGCACGAATACGTTGTTATCCGCTGTGGCAGCTTATTTACCTGTTATGCCACCGGTGTTTGCTGCGGATGACATCACTGATCGATCCGAACGCTTTCTCGCCTCAGAAATTCTGCGTGAAAAATTATTCCGCAATCTTGGCGAAGAGCTGCCTTATGGTTTGGCCGTCGAGATCGAAAAGTTTGAGCAAGAGGGCGAATTGAGGCGCATTTTTGCGGCGATCATTGTCGATAGAGCAGCACATAAAGTGATGGTCATTGGGAAGGCGGGCGAACGGCTGAAACGTATTTCAACCGATGCTCGCAAAGACATGGAAAAACTTTTTGGTGGCAAGGTCTGGCTGGAAACCTGGATCAAAATAAAAACCGGCTGGGCGGATGACGAGCGCGCACTGAAGTCTTTGGGCTACGAGTAA